GAGCACGTCCCATCAGGGCCAAAGCCACCCCTAATGCGCCGATGAGCACCACCGCGAGCACCGCCGCCACCCTCAGCACGCCGCGCGTGTTGCCCGGTCGACGCGAATCGGCAACGGTGGGCTCGGGTTTCGACCGCAACTCGGTGCGGCCAAGCGACACACTGATCGGCTCGGCGCTGATCTCACCGGTCGGTCCCGCGGGCCGCGCCGCACGCCGACGCGCGGCCTGGGTCGGGCCCTTCGTCTCTTCGGTCATACCGGCTTCGGTCCCAGCATCAGATCTGCCCACGTCTCCGCCTCACTGCCGCGGTCCAGCGCGGGCGCGTACACACTCGGCTGATTGTTGGCGTCAAGAAACACACCATTCTTCGGATCATAGGCGCGTGCCGCCATCGGCTCTGATTTCGCCGCCGCCGGCATCACATCGCCACCGGCCGGCGGCGCTTCCGGAACGGGCGGGGGCAGCGTCGGCGTACCCGGGTCCGGCTCGGCACCCGGTGGAATATTGGGGAATTTGTTGGGCGGCAGGATATTCCGCGGATCCTCCACCGGTGTGCCGTATGGAACCGGCGGACCACGCCACGGGTTGCTCCCGATCGGCACGTACCCGCGCGGGTCACGGCACAACTGGATGGTCGGCGCACGCTTGCCGGGGAATTCCTGGCACGGGTAGTTGCGCGCACCGCGCACCGCACTGGGATCGTTCTGGGCGGTCTTGCAGTACATGTCCCTGGGCAGCTCGCGCAGGGTCTCGTCGGCCGGGGTACGCATCAGCGGGGCCGGCACGAAACCGGTCAGACACGGCGGCGGGTCACCCAGGTTCAACCGGAAGTCCAACTTCGCGCCCTCATCCATGGGTGCACCACCCGCCACGGTCAACAGCGCCGAGAACAGCGCGGGCAGGATCACCAGGGACTGCTCGATCGACTTGTTGTAGATGACGCCGACTCGACCCAAATTCGCCAGGCTGGCCGCCAGCACCGGGAACGACGGGCGGATACCCGCGAACAGCTCGGAGGCTTGCTCGGCGGCCCCCGGCGCCACCTTGAGGAACTGTCGCAGCTGCGGGTCGGCCTTGACGAAATGCTCCGTCAACGCCGCCAGGCTGGACACCGATCCGCGGATGTTGTCACCGCTGCGAATCTGGGCGTCGAGTAGCGGTCCCACCTGATCGATCAGTTTGGTCGTGCTGTCGTAGTTGCCATTGGCTTCCTGGATCAACAGCCGCGACGAGTCGATAAGCCGGGAAAGTTCCTGACCAGATCCGTTGAACGCCTTGAACGCCTCGGCCAGCACCTCGCGCAGCCGGGTGTCCGCAACCGTGTTCACCAGACCGTCCGCCTGGCGCAGCAGGGTGGAGACATCGGTGGGGATGGAGGTGCGATCGGTGCCGATGACATCGCCCGACCGCAGGGTGCCGACGGCACCCGTGGGCGGCGGCGTCAGATCCACGTACTGCTCACCGATGGCCGACACGCTCTTGACGGCGGCCAGCACATTGCCCGGCACCTTCACGTTGTCGTTGAGCCGCATGTTCGCGGTGACTCCCTGCTGAGTCAGTTCGACATCGGTGACGCGGCCGATCTGCACACCGCGGTAGGTGACATTCGCATTCTGGTAGAGGCCGCCGGTGGCGACGAACTGCGCCTTCACGTTGTGCTTTCCGATGCCGAGGGCCGTGGGCACTCTGAGGTAGAAGATCGCCATCAGCGCCACGCTGACCACCGTCACCGCCGCGAAGATCGCCAGCTGTATCTTGATCAGCCTTTCCATCAGCGACCACCTCCCTGCGGCGCGGCGGGCGCAGGCAAGTCGAAGGGGCTGGTTTCCTTGCCGTTCAGGTTGGCCATGGATCCGATGAGCCATTCCGGCGGATTCACGACGTCATTGAAGTGCTGCATGTTCGGGTCGAAGAACGACGTGGTGAAAAGCGTTTCGCCCAAACGCCGGGCGGTCAGATCGAACGTCACGAAGACGTTCAGGTAGTCGCCACGAACAGCGTTGCGCAGATACTTGGTGCTGAACGGGAAGGTGGGCAGCAGGTCGAGGCTGTCGATCAACACGTCTTTGTTCTCCGCGAGCGCCCGGACCACCGGGTATAGCCCCTTGAGATCGGCGACGATGTCTTCCTTGGTCGTCCGGAGCACCCGATCGGTGATCTTTGCGAGATTCCCCACCGAACGGAACGCCTCGACGATGTTGGCGCGATTCTCGTTGAGCACCTTCAGCGCGGGTTCGATCGAATCAATCGCCCGCCCAAGGCTTTCCTTGTGTTCGGCCAGGACTCGCGAAAACTTGTCGATGCCCTCGATGGCCGAGACGATGTCGGCCCGCTGGGAGTTCAGTGAGGCGATCAGCGTGGCGAGCTTGGGCAGCACCTGGGTCAGATTTCCGGTGCGCCCCTTGAACAAGTTGTAGGTCTCATCGGTGATGTCCTGTATCGCACCGAGATTGCCCTTGTTGACCACAACGGACAACGCGGAGAGCACCTCTTCGGTGCTGGGGTACTTGCCGGTTCGACTCAACGGAATGGTGGCTCCGCCGGTCAGCCTGCCCACCGCGGGCTCGCCGGTGGGCGCGGCCAGCTCGATGTGCTGCGAGCCGAGGAGGCTGGTCTGAGCGACCTTGGCGACGGCGTTGGCCGGCAACTGCACCTCGGGCCCCAACGAGACCTTGACCCCGGCATACCACGAGCCATCGGGCTTTTGGAAGGCATCGATACCCGACACACTGCCCACCGTCACGTCGTCCACCATGACCGGAGAGTTCTGCGGCAGCGTGGTGACATCGGGCAGCTCGACGGTGATCGTGTAGGACCGCGATCCGTGCCCGGCCGTACCGGGCAGGTTCAACGAATTCAATCCGTTGAACTGACACCCACTTGCGACGACGGCGACCCCGACACCCATGGCCACGCCGCGCATTACCTTCCGGCTCATCGCGGTCCTCCCGGAATCGGTGGCGGCGCAGCATCATCCGTGGTGACAGGGAAGCCCGGAGGTACCGGCCCCGGCTCCGCCGGCCGTAGCTCCGTACCCGGGGGCGGCGGCGCGTTGATCTCGTCGGGCCCGAGCATCAAGGAGCTCAAATCCTGCGAAGAGGGCTTCGGCGGTGGCGGTGCACCATTGGGCCGAACCCATACCAGATCCTCGCGGGGCGCCTCGGATTTCGCCTCGGTCTCCGGGGTGTCGTAGATGATCTGTCCCTTGTACGCCGAGATCTGGTTGATCGGATGCAGCAGGATCGGCGCGTAGTTGAAGGTCGCGCGACGCAGCACGGGCCCCATCCGTTCACGGCAGATCTCGGCCCGCTTCAGATACTCGGTCTTGGTGCCTGTTTCGAAGACACCACCGCAGATGAACTGCACCGGGTTGGCCAAGTTCGGAATCGAGAGCATGCCGTTCAGAGTTCCGGCCGCCGGGTTGTAGATGTTGTAGAAGTTGGCCAGACCGTTCGGTGCGACGTGCAAGATCTGTTCGACGTCGTCACTCTGGTCGGAGAAGATCTTCACGAAATCGCTCAGCTTGTTCACCGAATCGACGAGCGCAGAGTTGGTGTCTCCCAGGAAACCTCGTACGTCGGTGAGCGCCTGATTGAGTGCACCCAGGGTGGCACCCAGGTTCTCGGTGCTCGCCGCCAGCACCTTCGATACCGAGGCCAAATGGGTACTGAACTGCACGATCTGCTCGTTGGAGTTCGCCAACGCATCCACCAGCACCTGCAGGTTCTTGATGGTGCCGAACAGGTCTGTGCGCGAGTCGCCGAGCCGCCCGGCGGCCTGCGAGAGCTCGCGCACGGCATTGCGGAACGAGTCACCGTTGCCGTCGAAGGTGCTTGCCGCCTGGTTGATGAAATCGCTTACCGGGCCCTTAGATTCGCCCTGCGGGCCCAAACTGTCGCTGAGCTTGGCCAGCTCGGTCTTGACCTCATCCCATTCGATCGGGACCGCGGTCTTGTCCAGCCCCAACGATGCCCCGTCGGCGAGCGCCTGCCCCTCTGTGTACGCCGGGGTCAGCTGAACGAACCTGGCGGTCACCAGATTCGGCGCCATGATGATCGCCTGCGCGCCCTCGGGCACCTTGAACGTGTCCGGCAACTCCATGGTGACCTTCACGTCACCCTCACGCGGCTCGACGGCGGTGATGCGACCTGCCTTCACGCCGAGAATCCGAACGTCATCGCCCGGGTACAACCCGACCGCCGACGCGAAATGCCCGACGATCTTGTAGGTTCCGCGGCTGGGCCACACCCAGTACAGCAGTCCACCCACGAGTGCCACCGCGAGCATCGCGAAGACGCCCTTCTGAATCCAGGGTCTGAGACGGTTCCCTTGTGTTGTCATGGCGATTTCGGCCTCATGACTTGGCGTTCACCGATCAGACCGTTCAGGTAGTCGGAGAGGCTGGCCGGCAGCTTCCCGGGCTGGAAGTAGGTGTCGAACATGACGGCGGTCAGCGTCGCGGGCGGGAAACCGTAGACGTTGACGTGGAAGCCCGGCCCGGAGGACACGACCTCGCCCAGCGCCGTGCCGTATCCCGGAAGACGCTTGAGCGCCTCGCTGATGTGCGCCTTGCGGTCCAGCAGGTCATCGAGCACAAGGTTCAGCTTCTCCATGGTGGGCCGGAACTCCTGACGGTTGTCGGCCACGAATCCACTGATCTGCTGCGAGAGCCCCTGCACACGATTGATCAGCTCACTGATCGCCAAGCGCCGCTCGTCGAGCGCGGCGAAGAGTTGGTTGCCATCGGTGACAAGCTTGTTCACCTGCCCGGCGCGCTCGGAGAGAATCCCGCTCACGGCCTTGGCGCGGTTCAGCAGCTGTTCGAGGGCCGCATCGCGGGCATTCAGTGTGCGCGAGAGGGAGGCGACGCCGTCCAGGGCACCACGCAGCTGTGGGGTGGCATCACGCATCGCATCGGTGATGACCTGTAGCGATTGATCCAGCTGCGCCTTGTCTATCCCGCCCGCCGAGGCACCGAGGTCGCTCAGCGCGCTGTTGAGGGTGTACGGAGTCCTGGTGCGGCCCAAGGGAATCTCGGTGATACGACCCGCGCCGGCCGGCGTCACCGACAGCGACTTCTCACCCAGCACGGTGGTGGTCCTGATCGCGGCCAACGATTGGTCGCCCAGGCGAATCGAACGATCGACGGTGAAGTTCACCCGAACTTGGTTGCCCGCCAAGGACACATCTTTGACCTGCCCCACCTTGATACCCGAGACAAAGACGTTGCCGCCCGGCTCGAGGCCTCCGGAGTCCGCGAAGTAGCCGGTGTATTGCTTGCCCTGCGGCCAGAACGGCAGTCCCGTGTAGCCGAACGCGACCAGTACCAGCATCGCCACCACGGCGATACCGAAGATTCCGGTCCGTACCGGATCTTTCTCCTGTATGTCACTCATTTTTGAAGGCACACCTGCCCTTCGACGGGTCGGGCGGTCCACCGAACGGGATCAGCCAGTCGGTTCCGACGGGCCCGTTGACCTTGATCCGGATGGAGCAGTAGTAGATGTTGAAGAACGATCCGTAGGCACCAAGCGCGTTGAGCCGCAGGTAGTTTTCGGCCAGGTTCTCCACCACGACGTTGATGTCTGCCTTGCGCTCATCCATCCGGGTTGCCAGCTGGCGAGTCTGTTCGATGGTGCCCTTGATATACGGACGAGTGTCCTTGAGCACCGATTCCAGCGATGAGGCCGTCGAGGCAAGCGGCGGCAGCGCTCCGGCGATGACATCGCGCTGTTCTGCCAGGCCGGAGACGAGCTGCTGCAACTGGTCGACGCTCGAGGAGAACTGGCTACTCTTCGAGTCCACGGTGCCGAGCACTTCGTTCAGGTGGTTGATCACATCGCCGATCAACTGGTCGCGTTCGGCCAAGCCCGAGGTGAATGCGGATGTGTCACCCAATAATTGAGACAGCGTTCCACCCTGTCCCTGCAAGATCTGAATGAACGCGTTGCTGATCTCGTTGACCTTCGCGGCGTCGAATCCCTTGAGCACGGGCCGAAGTCCGCCCAGCAGCGCGTCCAGATCGAGAGCGGGCTGGGTGTGCTCCTTGTCGAGCGTTCCACCATCGGGCAGCTTGCGCAGCTCACCGGGGCCCGAGGTGATCTCCAGATACCGATCACCGACCAGGTTCTCGTACCTGATGATCGCGCGACTGGAGCTGTAAAGCTGATACTTCGAGTCGACGTCGAAGGTGACTTCGACATTGTTGTCCTTCGTGAGCGCCACGTCCTTGACGCGCCCCACCGGCACACCGGCGATGCGCACCTTCTGCCCGGACCGCAGGTCGGAAGCCGTGGTGAATACCGCGTGATACCGCTTGCCGGCACCGAATCGGAACTCGCCGAAGGTGATGATCAGCCCGGCCGCCACCAACAGCATCACCACGGTGAAGATGACGACCTTGAGCCGCGTCCCTGTGTTCATCGCTAGAACTCACTTCGCTTCGCGAAGGCGCCGTTGTAGAGGTACTGCAGGGTATCCGGAGCGTTGACTTGCAGCTCCTCCAACGGCTTGTACGGGATGTACGCGTTGTCGGTCACCAGGAAGGGCGATCGGTACCACGACCCGTTCTGCGCCTTGGTGGGAATGTTCGGTAGGCCACGGCAATTGGGGCCACCGGAGCCATTCACGATGGGCAGACTGTCCGGATAGGTGTACACCGGTGCGCCCAGCGGAAAGCTGTTGCTCAGGAACAGGCCGGGACGAACTCCACCGATGAGCGGGGTGAAGGTCACCAACGCCTTGGAGATCGCCTGCAGTGTGCAGGGAATCTCGGGTGAGTACCTACCGAGCAGAGTCGCGGGCGCCCGTAACCGCTGCAGCGCCGCGGTCAGATCCTTCTCGGCTGGAGCCAGCGTCTCGTATCCGTTGTTACCCAACCCAATTGCTGCGAGGAGCGTTGCCTTGAGGTCCTGCTGTTGGTCTACGACGGTACGGCTGAGCGGGGGCAGATTGTCGAGGATGCGCACGATGTTCGGTGCGGCATCGCCATAGATCTGCCCGACCTGTCCGGCCTTCTGGAAATCCTGTTGCAGGGTGGGGAGTTTGGGGTTGAGCTGGTCAAGGTACTGGTCGAGCTCGACCAGCCCCTGTCCGAAGTTGTCCCCGTTACCGCGCAGCCCCTCGCCGACGGCGGTCAGGGTGGCGTTGAGATTGACCGGATCGATCTTGCCGAGCAACCGGGTCAGGTTCTCGAACACGGTGTTGACCTCGAGCGCCACCGCCTCGGCGGTCACCGTCGCGCCCGGCCTCAGCGATGAATCGGATGGCTGTTGCGGGGCAAGAAATTCCACTGACTTGGCGCCGAACACGGTGGTACCGGCGATGCGCACGGTCGCGTTCGACGGAATCATGCGCAGATCCTTGGCGTTGACCGCCAGCTCCAGCTTGGCTTGCTCGTTGGCATAGGAGATCGACGTCACCTTGCCGATCTGCAGACCGTGGAACTTGACCTTGCCGCCCTCCTCCATCACCAGCCCCGCGCGCGGGGAGACGACGGTAATGGGCTTGGTATCGGCGAAGGCGTCGTTGTACGCCAGGTAGGTCAACACAGTCAGCGCCACCAACACGGCGGCGAGCACCGTGCCGGCTAGCCGGACAGACCGGCGCGTGGACGTATCGGACATCTCCTTCCTTATCCCCTAGCCCGAGAGATTGAAGTTGCCGGACCCGCCGTAGACGGCGAGTGAGATGAACAGGGTGACCAGCACAACCACGATGAGCGAGGTGCGCACAGCCTGACCGACGGCAACACCCACGCCCACCGGACCGCCGGAGGCGTTGAACCCATAGCTGGTGTGCACGAGCATCACCACCACGGACATGACGATCGCCTGGAGGAAGGACCACAGCAGGTCGGTCGGCACCAAGAAGGTGTTGAAGTAGTGGTCGTACACGCCCGGTGACTGACCGTTGATCATCACGGTGGTCGCGCGGGACGCGAAGAAGGCCGCCAGCACCGACAACGAGTACAACGGAATGATCGCGATGAGGCCCGCCACCAAGCGCGTGGACACCAAATAGGAAACGGCATGCACCGCCATGGTTTCCAGCGCGTCGATCTCTTCCGCGACACGCATGGCGCCCAACTGGGCCGTCGTCCCTGCGCCGATCGTGGCGGCCATCGCGATACCCGCCACCACCGGCGCGACGATGCGCACGTTGAGGAACGCGGACAGGAAGCCGGTGAGCGCCTCGATACCGATATTGCCCAGCGAGGAATAGCCCTGGACCGCGATGACACCACCGGAGGCCAGGGTGAGGAAGACGGCGACACCGACCGTGCCACCGATCATCACCAGGGCGCCGGTGCCCATGGTGATCTCGGCAAGCACCCGGATCGTTTCCTTG
The nucleotide sequence above comes from Mycobacteroides saopaulense. Encoded proteins:
- a CDS encoding MCE family protein, which translates into the protein MERLIKIQLAIFAAVTVVSVALMAIFYLRVPTALGIGKHNVKAQFVATGGLYQNANVTYRGVQIGRVTDVELTQQGVTANMRLNDNVKVPGNVLAAVKSVSAIGEQYVDLTPPPTGAVGTLRSGDVIGTDRTSIPTDVSTLLRQADGLVNTVADTRLREVLAEAFKAFNGSGQELSRLIDSSRLLIQEANGNYDSTTKLIDQVGPLLDAQIRSGDNIRGSVSSLAALTEHFVKADPQLRQFLKVAPGAAEQASELFAGIRPSFPVLAASLANLGRVGVIYNKSIEQSLVILPALFSALLTVAGGAPMDEGAKLDFRLNLGDPPPCLTGFVPAPLMRTPADETLRELPRDMYCKTAQNDPSAVRGARNYPCQEFPGKRAPTIQLCRDPRGYVPIGSNPWRGPPVPYGTPVEDPRNILPPNKFPNIPPGAEPDPGTPTLPPPVPEAPPAGGDVMPAAAKSEPMAARAYDPKNGVFLDANNQPSVYAPALDRGSEAETWADLMLGPKPV
- a CDS encoding MCE family protein; translation: MSRKVMRGVAMGVGVAVVASGCQFNGLNSLNLPGTAGHGSRSYTITVELPDVTTLPQNSPVMVDDVTVGSVSGIDAFQKPDGSWYAGVKVSLGPEVQLPANAVAKVAQTSLLGSQHIELAAPTGEPAVGRLTGGATIPLSRTGKYPSTEEVLSALSVVVNKGNLGAIQDITDETYNLFKGRTGNLTQVLPKLATLIASLNSQRADIVSAIEGIDKFSRVLAEHKESLGRAIDSIEPALKVLNENRANIVEAFRSVGNLAKITDRVLRTTKEDIVADLKGLYPVVRALAENKDVLIDSLDLLPTFPFSTKYLRNAVRGDYLNVFVTFDLTARRLGETLFTTSFFDPNMQHFNDVVNPPEWLIGSMANLNGKETSPFDLPAPAAPQGGGR
- a CDS encoding MCE family protein; amino-acid sequence: MTTQGNRLRPWIQKGVFAMLAVALVGGLLYWVWPSRGTYKIVGHFASAVGLYPGDDVRILGVKAGRITAVEPREGDVKVTMELPDTFKVPEGAQAIIMAPNLVTARFVQLTPAYTEGQALADGASLGLDKTAVPIEWDEVKTELAKLSDSLGPQGESKGPVSDFINQAASTFDGNGDSFRNAVRELSQAAGRLGDSRTDLFGTIKNLQVLVDALANSNEQIVQFSTHLASVSKVLAASTENLGATLGALNQALTDVRGFLGDTNSALVDSVNKLSDFVKIFSDQSDDVEQILHVAPNGLANFYNIYNPAAGTLNGMLSIPNLANPVQFICGGVFETGTKTEYLKRAEICRERMGPVLRRATFNYAPILLHPINQISAYKGQIIYDTPETEAKSEAPREDLVWVRPNGAPPPPKPSSQDLSSLMLGPDEINAPPPPGTELRPAEPGPVPPGFPVTTDDAAPPPIPGGPR
- a CDS encoding MCE family protein, giving the protein MSDIQEKDPVRTGIFGIAVVAMLVLVAFGYTGLPFWPQGKQYTGYFADSGGLEPGGNVFVSGIKVGQVKDVSLAGNQVRVNFTVDRSIRLGDQSLAAIRTTTVLGEKSLSVTPAGAGRITEIPLGRTRTPYTLNSALSDLGASAGGIDKAQLDQSLQVITDAMRDATPQLRGALDGVASLSRTLNARDAALEQLLNRAKAVSGILSERAGQVNKLVTDGNQLFAALDERRLAISELINRVQGLSQQISGFVADNRQEFRPTMEKLNLVLDDLLDRKAHISEALKRLPGYGTALGEVVSSGPGFHVNVYGFPPATLTAVMFDTYFQPGKLPASLSDYLNGLIGERQVMRPKSP
- a CDS encoding MCE family protein, whose product is MNTGTRLKVVIFTVVMLLVAAGLIITFGEFRFGAGKRYHAVFTTASDLRSGQKVRIAGVPVGRVKDVALTKDNNVEVTFDVDSKYQLYSSSRAIIRYENLVGDRYLEITSGPGELRKLPDGGTLDKEHTQPALDLDALLGGLRPVLKGFDAAKVNEISNAFIQILQGQGGTLSQLLGDTSAFTSGLAERDQLIGDVINHLNEVLGTVDSKSSQFSSSVDQLQQLVSGLAEQRDVIAGALPPLASTASSLESVLKDTRPYIKGTIEQTRQLATRMDERKADINVVVENLAENYLRLNALGAYGSFFNIYYCSIRIKVNGPVGTDWLIPFGGPPDPSKGRCAFKNE
- a CDS encoding MCE family protein, with the translated sequence MSDTSTRRSVRLAGTVLAAVLVALTVLTYLAYNDAFADTKPITVVSPRAGLVMEEGGKVKFHGLQIGKVTSISYANEQAKLELAVNAKDLRMIPSNATVRIAGTTVFGAKSVEFLAPQQPSDSSLRPGATVTAEAVALEVNTVFENLTRLLGKIDPVNLNATLTAVGEGLRGNGDNFGQGLVELDQYLDQLNPKLPTLQQDFQKAGQVGQIYGDAAPNIVRILDNLPPLSRTVVDQQQDLKATLLAAIGLGNNGYETLAPAEKDLTAALQRLRAPATLLGRYSPEIPCTLQAISKALVTFTPLIGGVRPGLFLSNSFPLGAPVYTYPDSLPIVNGSGGPNCRGLPNIPTKAQNGSWYRSPFLVTDNAYIPYKPLEELQVNAPDTLQYLYNGAFAKRSEF
- a CDS encoding MlaE family ABC transporter permease translates to MRGLGRSFDKFGEQALFYAQSLSYIPAALTKYRKETIRVLAEITMGTGALVMIGGTVGVAVFLTLASGGVIAVQGYSSLGNIGIEALTGFLSAFLNVRIVAPVVAGIAMAATIGAGTTAQLGAMRVAEEIDALETMAVHAVSYLVSTRLVAGLIAIIPLYSLSVLAAFFASRATTVMINGQSPGVYDHYFNTFLVPTDLLWSFLQAIVMSVVVMLVHTSYGFNASGGPVGVGVAVGQAVRTSLIVVVLVTLFISLAVYGGSGNFNLSG